From Mauremys mutica isolate MM-2020 ecotype Southern chromosome 23, ASM2049712v1, whole genome shotgun sequence, a single genomic window includes:
- the EVA1B gene encoding protein eva-1 homolog B isoform X1: MESPTPELQRKGSVWCREHVALRPGKSPSVATMETRKREMELLSNSMAAYAHIRDNPESFGLYFVLGVCFGLVLTLCLLVIRISCQPRTRSLPAKPRRSLRDVSEEDEEEEEDTVDNVATESPLPITEIPLENHSPADGTLTVNVFASAEELERAQRLEERERIIREIWRNGQPDILGTGTVGRVHYY, encoded by the exons ATGGAAAGCCCCACACCTGAACTGCAAAGGAAGGGCAGCGTCTG GTGCCGCGAGCACGTCGCCCTTCGGCCTGGCAAGAGCCCCAGTGTTGCCACCATGGAGACACGCAAGCGGGAGATGGAGCTACTGAGCAACAGCATGGCCGCCTACGCCCACATCCGAG ACAATCCTGAGAGCTTTGGCCTCTATTTTGTCCTGGGCGTCTGCTTCGGCCTGGTGTTAACCCTCTGCTTGCTGGTGATCCGCATCTCCTGCCAGCCACGCACCCGCAGCCTCCCTGCCAAGCCCAGGAGGAGCCTGCGGGACGTCAGCGAGgaagacgaggaggaggaggaggacacgGTTGACAATGTAGCGACGGAGTCCCCGCTGCCCATCACCGAGATCCCCCTGGAGAACCACAGCCCGGCAGATGGCACCTTGACTGTCAACGTCTTTGCCTCGGCGGAGGAGCTAGAGCGGGCGCAGCGGCTGGAGGAACGGGAGCGCATCATCCGGGAGATCTGGCGCAACGGCCAGCCGGACATCCTGGGCACGGGCACCGTGGGCAGAGTGCACTACTACTGA
- the EVA1B gene encoding protein eva-1 homolog B isoform X3 gives METRKREMELLSNSMAAYAHIRDNPESFGLYFVLGVCFGLVLTLCLLVIRISCQPRTRSLPAKPRRSLRDVSEEDEEEEEDTVDNVATESPLPITEIPLENHSPADGTLTVNVFASAEELERAQRLEERERIIREIWRNGQPDILGTGTVGRVHYY, from the exons ATGGAGACACGCAAGCGGGAGATGGAGCTACTGAGCAACAGCATGGCCGCCTACGCCCACATCCGAG ACAATCCTGAGAGCTTTGGCCTCTATTTTGTCCTGGGCGTCTGCTTCGGCCTGGTGTTAACCCTCTGCTTGCTGGTGATCCGCATCTCCTGCCAGCCACGCACCCGCAGCCTCCCTGCCAAGCCCAGGAGGAGCCTGCGGGACGTCAGCGAGgaagacgaggaggaggaggaggacacgGTTGACAATGTAGCGACGGAGTCCCCGCTGCCCATCACCGAGATCCCCCTGGAGAACCACAGCCCGGCAGATGGCACCTTGACTGTCAACGTCTTTGCCTCGGCGGAGGAGCTAGAGCGGGCGCAGCGGCTGGAGGAACGGGAGCGCATCATCCGGGAGATCTGGCGCAACGGCCAGCCGGACATCCTGGGCACGGGCACCGTGGGCAGAGTGCACTACTACTGA
- the EVA1B gene encoding protein eva-1 homolog B isoform X2 produces the protein MECREHVALRPGKSPSVATMETRKREMELLSNSMAAYAHIRDNPESFGLYFVLGVCFGLVLTLCLLVIRISCQPRTRSLPAKPRRSLRDVSEEDEEEEEDTVDNVATESPLPITEIPLENHSPADGTLTVNVFASAEELERAQRLEERERIIREIWRNGQPDILGTGTVGRVHYY, from the exons ATGGA GTGCCGCGAGCACGTCGCCCTTCGGCCTGGCAAGAGCCCCAGTGTTGCCACCATGGAGACACGCAAGCGGGAGATGGAGCTACTGAGCAACAGCATGGCCGCCTACGCCCACATCCGAG ACAATCCTGAGAGCTTTGGCCTCTATTTTGTCCTGGGCGTCTGCTTCGGCCTGGTGTTAACCCTCTGCTTGCTGGTGATCCGCATCTCCTGCCAGCCACGCACCCGCAGCCTCCCTGCCAAGCCCAGGAGGAGCCTGCGGGACGTCAGCGAGgaagacgaggaggaggaggaggacacgGTTGACAATGTAGCGACGGAGTCCCCGCTGCCCATCACCGAGATCCCCCTGGAGAACCACAGCCCGGCAGATGGCACCTTGACTGTCAACGTCTTTGCCTCGGCGGAGGAGCTAGAGCGGGCGCAGCGGCTGGAGGAACGGGAGCGCATCATCCGGGAGATCTGGCGCAACGGCCAGCCGGACATCCTGGGCACGGGCACCGTGGGCAGAGTGCACTACTACTGA